One region of Micromonospora ureilytica genomic DNA includes:
- a CDS encoding alpha-hydroxy acid oxidase, with amino-acid sequence MGERVLTDLPAVSLADYAEQARALLPPDVWDYLAGGSASEVTLAANRHALDRVAVLPRVLRGVDTVDLGTRLLGRRYAMPVGVAPMAYQRLVHPDGELGLAAAAGAAGIPYLASTLGSTPIEQVTGVGADVWFQLYWLRDRALVRDLLDRVVAAGCRALVVTVDVPVLGRRPRDLRNAFRLPAEVVAANLPDGRDALAHSGAPGVSAIAAHTAASFAPALRWADLAWLREQVDLPLVVKGLLDPRDATEAVRVGADAVVVSNHGGRQLDGSPASVTMLPEVVAAVGDGCQVLLDSGIRGGTDVLRALALGAAGVLVGRPLLWALAVGGEPAARDALALLAAELTDALTLAGCSDTVAAGELRTLGVG; translated from the coding sequence ATGGGTGAGCGGGTGCTGACCGACCTGCCGGCCGTGTCGCTCGCCGACTACGCCGAGCAAGCCCGGGCCCTGCTGCCGCCGGACGTGTGGGACTACCTGGCCGGCGGCAGCGCGTCCGAGGTGACCCTCGCCGCGAACCGACACGCACTGGACCGGGTCGCGGTGCTGCCCCGGGTGCTGCGCGGCGTGGACACTGTCGACCTCGGCACCCGGCTGCTCGGCCGTCGGTACGCCATGCCGGTCGGGGTGGCGCCGATGGCGTACCAGCGACTGGTGCACCCGGACGGAGAGCTGGGTCTGGCGGCGGCGGCCGGCGCGGCCGGGATTCCGTACCTGGCGAGCACTCTGGGCAGCACACCCATCGAACAGGTCACCGGGGTGGGCGCGGACGTCTGGTTCCAGCTCTACTGGCTGCGCGACCGGGCCCTCGTCCGCGACCTGCTGGACCGGGTCGTCGCGGCCGGGTGCCGGGCGCTGGTGGTCACCGTGGACGTCCCGGTGCTCGGCCGACGTCCTCGGGACCTGCGCAACGCGTTCCGGCTGCCGGCCGAGGTGGTCGCCGCGAACCTCCCCGACGGTCGCGACGCGCTGGCACACTCCGGTGCCCCCGGGGTGTCCGCGATCGCCGCGCACACCGCCGCGTCGTTCGCGCCGGCGCTGCGCTGGGCGGACCTGGCGTGGCTGCGCGAGCAGGTCGACCTGCCGCTGGTGGTCAAGGGGCTGCTGGACCCGCGCGACGCGACCGAGGCGGTACGGGTCGGCGCGGACGCGGTGGTCGTCTCCAACCACGGCGGGCGGCAACTGGACGGCTCACCGGCGAGCGTCACCATGCTGCCGGAGGTCGTCGCCGCGGTCGGGGACGGTTGCCAGGTGCTGCTGGACAGCGGCATCCGGGGCGGCACCGACGTGCTGCGGGCGCTCGCGTTGGGCGCGGCCGGGGTGCTGGTCGGCCGACCGCTGCTCTGGGCGCTGGCCGTCGGTGGCGAACCGGCCGCCCGGGACGCGTTGGCGCTGCTCGCCGCCGAGCTGACCGATGCGCTCACCCTGGCCGGCTGCTCAGACACGGTGGCGGCCGGCGAGCTGCGTACCCTCGGGGTGGGGTGA
- a CDS encoding cytochrome P450: MDVEEILTGLYSDQGRQDPYPWYAALHRLGPISAVPARAEHPTVAAVAVGYDLVDELLRDPEWTKQPPPGWEEQEILRTFQTSMMFVNPPDHTRMRHVFSRTFTPRRLGALEPVILRVVDELLDRMADAGEGVVDFVADFAYPIPALVMAEFIGIPAADLPWYRERVEWIDEFLDVAGKTPQRLAAANAAARELRVFYRELLEHRRRVPGNDLLSGLVEALDSGEVELTEEELVSNLIVLFNASFVTTVYMLSNGLPLLLAHPETVAALPTDATLAQGCVDEVLRLASPVHFLARAAPADTVLHGAPVAKDDNVLIMIGAANRDPARFPAPDTFDPTRPGPPSLAFGVGLHFCLGAAVSRLEGRLALPRLFARFPALTVTETPTYSGSLFLRGIDKLLVSTCG, translated from the coding sequence GTGGACGTGGAGGAGATACTCACCGGCCTGTACAGCGATCAGGGCAGACAGGATCCGTACCCGTGGTACGCCGCGCTGCACCGGCTCGGCCCGATCAGCGCGGTGCCGGCGCGCGCCGAGCACCCTACGGTGGCCGCCGTCGCGGTCGGCTACGACCTCGTCGACGAGTTGCTGCGTGATCCGGAGTGGACGAAACAGCCGCCGCCGGGCTGGGAGGAGCAGGAGATCCTGCGTACCTTCCAAACCTCGATGATGTTCGTCAACCCGCCCGACCACACCCGGATGCGGCACGTCTTCTCCCGCACCTTCACGCCGCGCCGGCTCGGCGCTCTGGAACCGGTGATCCTGCGGGTGGTCGACGAGCTGTTGGACCGGATGGCGGACGCCGGGGAGGGCGTTGTCGACTTCGTGGCCGACTTCGCGTACCCGATCCCGGCCCTGGTGATGGCCGAGTTCATCGGTATCCCGGCCGCCGACCTGCCGTGGTACCGCGAGCGGGTGGAGTGGATCGACGAGTTCCTGGACGTGGCGGGGAAGACCCCGCAGCGGCTGGCCGCGGCCAACGCCGCCGCGCGGGAGTTGCGGGTCTTCTACCGGGAGCTGCTTGAACACCGCCGTCGAGTGCCCGGGAACGACCTGCTCAGCGGGTTGGTCGAGGCGCTGGACTCCGGGGAGGTGGAGCTGACCGAGGAGGAGCTGGTCAGCAACCTGATCGTGCTGTTCAACGCCAGCTTCGTCACCACCGTCTACATGCTCAGCAATGGGCTGCCGTTGCTGTTGGCGCACCCGGAGACGGTCGCGGCGCTGCCCACCGACGCCACGCTGGCGCAGGGCTGCGTCGACGAGGTGCTGCGGTTGGCGAGCCCGGTGCACTTCCTGGCGCGCGCCGCGCCGGCCGACACCGTGCTGCACGGCGCGCCGGTCGCGAAGGACGACAATGTGCTGATCATGATCGGGGCGGCCAACCGGGACCCGGCCCGCTTCCCGGCCCCGGACACCTTCGACCCGACCCGTCCCGGCCCTCCGTCACTGGCCTTCGGGGTGGGTCTGCACTTCTGCCTCGGCGCGGCGGTGTCGCGGTTGGAGGGTCGCCTCGCGCTGCCCCGGCTGTTCGCCCGGTTCCCGGCGCTGACGGTCACCGAGACGCCGACGTACAGCGGCAGCCTGTTCCTGCGCGGAATCGACAAGTTACTGGTGAGCACCTGTGGATAG
- a CDS encoding SGNH/GDSL hydrolase family protein: MAAAAALLVAGAPAVVASAGPSGTAAGRPDRAEWAGSWATAVTRGNSVGLTNTGLNDQSVRMIVHVSVGGPALRVRLSNLYGEQAVAVGRATVARPNTATPDDLSDIDAASVRPLTFTGTTTATMNRGAELLSDPLAFPVADDSDLVVTVHFPTPTGPTTFHGQSQQANFIGAGDLTGAAEGTGFTTRPTCCWFFLSGVDVQRKGSPGALVVLSDSIGDGNGSTVNANRRWPDLLSDRLLADRPDKRTPGVLNLSLAGNRLNHEGTEPGDGSYPGYYQLGPNAAARLNEDVFGQTGVRTVVTHLGINDIWMSNDAPEAIIGTLRQINQQLQQRGLTSLVATLTPYEGHGAPGVWTPQKEATRQAVNAYLRGSREFDGLLDFDRVLRDPARPSQLLPAYDSGDHIHPNDAGNQALANAVPLRLLDL, from the coding sequence ATCGCCGCCGCGGCCGCGCTGTTGGTCGCCGGCGCGCCCGCCGTCGTCGCCAGCGCCGGTCCGTCCGGCACCGCCGCCGGCCGACCCGACCGCGCCGAGTGGGCGGGCAGCTGGGCCACCGCGGTCACCCGGGGCAACTCGGTCGGGTTGACCAACACCGGTCTCAACGACCAGAGCGTCCGGATGATCGTGCATGTCTCGGTGGGCGGCCCGGCGCTGCGGGTACGCCTGAGCAACCTCTACGGCGAGCAGGCGGTGGCTGTCGGTCGCGCCACCGTCGCCCGGCCGAACACCGCGACCCCCGACGACCTTTCCGACATCGACGCGGCGTCGGTGCGCCCGCTGACCTTCACCGGCACCACCACGGCGACGATGAACCGGGGCGCGGAACTGCTCAGCGACCCGTTGGCCTTCCCGGTCGCGGACGACAGTGACCTGGTGGTCACAGTGCACTTCCCGACGCCGACCGGCCCGACCACGTTCCACGGCCAGTCGCAGCAGGCCAACTTCATCGGCGCGGGGGACCTGACCGGGGCGGCCGAGGGCACCGGGTTCACCACCCGCCCCACCTGCTGCTGGTTCTTCCTCTCCGGCGTCGACGTGCAACGCAAGGGCAGCCCCGGCGCGCTGGTCGTGCTCAGCGACTCCATCGGCGACGGCAACGGCAGCACCGTCAACGCCAACCGGCGCTGGCCCGACCTGCTCTCCGACCGGTTGCTCGCCGACCGGCCGGACAAGCGCACCCCGGGCGTGCTCAACCTGAGCCTGGCCGGCAACCGGCTCAACCACGAGGGCACCGAGCCGGGCGACGGCAGCTACCCCGGCTACTACCAGCTCGGCCCGAACGCGGCGGCCCGTCTCAACGAGGACGTCTTCGGGCAGACCGGGGTGCGTACCGTCGTCACCCACCTGGGCATCAACGACATCTGGATGTCGAACGACGCACCCGAGGCGATCATCGGCACCCTGCGGCAGATCAACCAGCAGCTCCAGCAGCGCGGGCTGACCAGCCTGGTGGCCACGCTGACACCGTACGAGGGGCACGGGGCGCCGGGCGTGTGGACGCCGCAGAAGGAGGCCACCCGCCAGGCGGTGAACGCGTACCTGCGCGGCAGTCGGGAGTTCGACGGGCTGCTCGACTTCGACCGGGTGCTGCGCGACCCGGCCCGGCCGAGCCAACTGCTGCCCGCGTACGACTCGGGAGACCACATCCACCCGAACGACGCCGGCAACCAGGCACTGGCCAACGCCGTGCCGCTGCGGCTGCTCGACCTGTGA
- a CDS encoding AMP-binding protein codes for MTDGPGHTTTYVDRVLDLFAEFGDREALVGADQRLTYTEAAARVRAMAATLTRHGVRPGSAVLVTVANAVEGPLLQLALHLLGCRTMWVAPVTARREVDEFIRLARPDALVYDARDRAGLGPELAAALPGTPVCCLGAGGAGPDLTADTDVAELPVSVPAPESFLQTSGTTGSPKLVHHRESFYAQILALAADFRAAGFPLLRHLSHSPMWLASGQITTLFNLFTGGVLFLRDDWDPVAFVDTVQRERINSTFVTPPMLYEVLDHPALVGADFSAMFMFNVGAGPAAPARLRQAIARFGPVLRIVYGLSEAVVITALPGLTDDPEHPERLGSCGRPYGDVRIEIRGDDGTVLPTGRDGVVWVHTRLSFAGYHGQPELTAQTLVDGWVRTRDIGHLDDDGYLYLVDRADDAILTQRRSWPIFCRPIEDVLAGHPRVRAAAVIGVPDETAGEVPYAYVVLGPGATVTGAELIDLVTVDLNEMWAPAAVEFLDRLPVNRSMKVDKRALRERYAARRAAAVGA; via the coding sequence ATGACTGACGGACCCGGGCACACCACTACCTACGTGGACAGGGTGTTGGACCTGTTCGCCGAGTTCGGCGACCGGGAGGCGTTGGTCGGCGCCGATCAGCGACTCACCTACACCGAGGCCGCCGCGCGGGTTCGGGCGATGGCCGCGACGTTGACCCGGCACGGCGTACGGCCCGGGTCGGCGGTGCTGGTGACCGTCGCGAACGCGGTGGAGGGGCCGCTGCTGCAACTCGCCCTGCACCTGCTCGGCTGCCGGACGATGTGGGTCGCCCCGGTGACCGCGCGCCGGGAGGTCGACGAGTTCATCCGGTTGGCCCGCCCGGACGCGCTGGTCTACGACGCCCGGGACCGGGCCGGTCTGGGCCCGGAGCTGGCTGCCGCGCTGCCCGGCACGCCGGTGTGCTGTCTGGGCGCGGGTGGCGCCGGCCCCGACCTCACCGCCGACACCGACGTGGCGGAGCTGCCGGTGTCAGTGCCGGCACCCGAGTCGTTCCTGCAGACCAGCGGCACCACCGGAAGCCCCAAGCTGGTGCACCACCGGGAGAGTTTCTACGCCCAGATCCTCGCCCTGGCCGCCGACTTCCGCGCCGCCGGGTTCCCCCTGCTGCGGCACCTGTCGCACTCGCCGATGTGGCTGGCCAGCGGGCAGATCACCACATTGTTCAACCTGTTCACCGGTGGGGTGCTGTTCCTGCGCGACGACTGGGACCCGGTGGCCTTCGTGGACACCGTGCAGCGGGAACGGATCAACTCGACCTTCGTCACCCCGCCGATGCTCTACGAGGTGTTGGACCACCCGGCGCTGGTCGGGGCGGACTTCTCCGCCATGTTCATGTTCAACGTGGGCGCCGGGCCCGCCGCGCCCGCCCGGCTGCGCCAGGCCATCGCGCGGTTCGGCCCGGTGCTGCGCATCGTGTACGGCCTCAGCGAGGCGGTCGTGATCACCGCGCTGCCCGGGTTGACCGACGATCCGGAGCACCCGGAGCGGTTGGGCTCCTGCGGGCGGCCCTACGGCGACGTCCGCATCGAGATCCGCGGCGACGACGGCACCGTGCTGCCGACCGGCCGCGACGGCGTGGTGTGGGTGCACACCCGGCTGAGCTTCGCCGGCTACCACGGCCAGCCGGAGCTGACCGCGCAGACGCTCGTGGACGGCTGGGTGCGGACCCGCGACATCGGACACCTCGACGACGACGGCTACCTCTACCTGGTCGACCGGGCAGACGACGCGATCCTCACGCAACGACGGAGCTGGCCGATCTTCTGCCGCCCCATCGAGGACGTGCTGGCCGGGCACCCGCGGGTACGGGCCGCCGCCGTGATCGGCGTGCCGGACGAGACGGCCGGTGAGGTCCCGTACGCGTACGTGGTGCTCGGGCCGGGCGCGACGGTCACCGGGGCGGAGCTGATCGACCTGGTGACCGTCGACCTCAACGAGATGTGGGCACCGGCCGCTGTGGAGTTCCTCGACCGGTTGCCGGTGAACCGGTCGATGAAGGTGGACAAGCGGGCGCTGCGCGAGCGGTACGCGGCCCGCCGGGCGGCGGCGGTCGGGGCGTGA
- a CDS encoding MFS transporter, which produces MTARRQLVVLVSADLISNLGTRISVVTIPWLVLVTTGSPTKMGLVAFAETLPYLLSSALGTPWADRIGLRRTSILCDGGSAVVMVVVALTPWLGFVPLVALVAVAGALRGIGDRVKHVMFRPVAEAAGVPLIRLTSAYDGLSRVVTLFGAAVGGLLIAVFGVTEAILIDAASFGVCALLIGVLVRPPAVPTRPAQPESYLRALRGGFSYLGRDRPLLGMLAVISALNMVANASVAVYIPVWVARELPGPSGLGLVLAAFSAGALLGNLVFTALGPRLPRRLTFLVGALIAGTPRLVALAISDELPVVLVVTFLSGIGIAAVNPLLGVALYERVPPELQTRVIGIAGSLAFVGLPVGALLGGWSVDALGLTPALLTMAAACLLVTAYPLLVRTSGPEAPARPTPVTTQ; this is translated from the coding sequence GTGACCGCCCGCCGACAACTGGTCGTCCTGGTCAGCGCGGACCTGATCTCCAACCTGGGCACCCGCATCTCGGTGGTGACCATTCCGTGGTTGGTGCTGGTCACCACCGGCAGCCCCACCAAGATGGGCCTTGTCGCGTTCGCCGAGACCCTGCCGTACCTGCTGTCCAGCGCGTTGGGCACACCCTGGGCGGACCGGATCGGCCTGCGCCGTACCTCGATCCTCTGCGACGGGGGCAGCGCGGTGGTGATGGTCGTCGTGGCGCTGACCCCGTGGTTGGGCTTCGTCCCGCTGGTGGCGCTCGTCGCGGTGGCCGGCGCGCTGCGGGGCATCGGGGACCGGGTGAAGCACGTGATGTTCCGCCCGGTCGCGGAGGCCGCCGGGGTGCCACTGATCCGGCTGACCTCCGCGTACGACGGGCTCAGCCGGGTGGTGACCCTGTTCGGCGCCGCAGTGGGCGGCCTGCTGATCGCCGTCTTCGGGGTGACCGAGGCGATCCTCATCGACGCGGCCAGCTTCGGGGTCTGCGCGCTGCTCATCGGCGTTCTGGTCCGCCCTCCGGCCGTCCCGACGCGACCCGCCCAGCCGGAAAGTTACCTGCGCGCCCTGCGGGGTGGCTTCAGCTACCTGGGCCGGGACCGGCCGCTGCTCGGCATGCTCGCCGTCATCTCGGCGCTGAACATGGTGGCCAACGCCAGCGTGGCCGTCTACATCCCGGTCTGGGTCGCCCGGGAGCTGCCCGGCCCGAGCGGTCTCGGCCTCGTGCTGGCCGCATTCTCGGCGGGCGCGCTGCTGGGCAACCTGGTGTTCACCGCGCTCGGGCCTCGGCTGCCCCGGCGGCTGACGTTCCTGGTCGGCGCGCTGATCGCCGGCACACCCCGGCTGGTGGCGCTGGCGATCAGCGACGAACTGCCGGTGGTGCTCGTGGTGACGTTCCTGTCCGGAATCGGCATCGCGGCGGTCAACCCGCTGCTCGGGGTGGCGCTCTACGAGCGGGTGCCGCCGGAGTTGCAGACCCGGGTGATCGGCATCGCCGGTTCGTTGGCGTTCGTCGGGTTGCCGGTCGGCGCGCTGCTCGGCGGTTGGTCGGTGGACGCCCTGGGGCTCACCCCGGCCCTGCTGACCATGGCGGCCGCGTGCCTGCTGGTCACCGCGTACCCGCTGCTGGTCAGGACGTCAGGCCCGGAAGCGCCGGCCCGGCCCACCCCCGTCACCACACAGTGA
- a CDS encoding sialidase family protein, which produces MPSSPTRRRAAEVTAVRRIGDSAPHSAFTDLVRYAGSWFCAFREARTHLSDDGVLRVLTSTDGRSWTSAAVIAQAGADLRDPRFVARPDGRLQLLAAAVTGEATKTFQTVTWLCADGHTWGDPAPVGEPGVWVWRAAWHDDAMYGVGYATREPRFARLYRSTDGIDLRPWVPTLFEDGYPNESGLVFDPDGTARCLLRRDGATASAQLGRAVPPYRDWTWTDLGVQVGGPTLLRLPDGLLLAGVRLHDGEVRTAICVVDPDRGELSELVALPSGGDTSYPGLVWHDDLLWVSYYSSHEGQTHVYLAEVRLTV; this is translated from the coding sequence ATGCCGTCGTCACCCACCCGCCGCCGCGCCGCCGAGGTCACCGCCGTGCGCCGGATCGGCGACAGCGCGCCGCACAGCGCGTTCACCGACCTCGTCCGGTACGCCGGGAGCTGGTTCTGCGCCTTCCGGGAGGCCCGGACCCACCTCAGCGACGACGGCGTGCTCCGGGTGCTGACGTCGACCGACGGCCGGTCCTGGACCTCCGCGGCCGTCATCGCGCAGGCCGGCGCCGACCTGCGCGACCCGCGCTTCGTGGCGCGACCCGACGGGCGGCTGCAACTACTGGCGGCGGCCGTCACCGGTGAGGCCACCAAGACGTTCCAGACGGTGACCTGGCTCTGCGCCGACGGCCACACCTGGGGCGATCCGGCCCCGGTGGGCGAGCCGGGCGTCTGGGTGTGGCGGGCGGCCTGGCACGACGACGCCATGTACGGCGTCGGCTACGCCACCCGGGAGCCGAGGTTCGCCCGGCTCTACCGCAGCACGGACGGGATCGACCTGCGGCCCTGGGTGCCGACGCTGTTCGAGGACGGGTACCCCAACGAGTCCGGTCTGGTCTTCGACCCGGACGGCACCGCCCGGTGCCTGCTGCGGCGGGACGGGGCCACCGCGAGCGCGCAGCTCGGCCGGGCCGTTCCGCCGTACCGGGACTGGACCTGGACCGACCTGGGTGTCCAGGTGGGCGGGCCGACGCTGCTCCGGCTGCCCGACGGGCTACTGCTGGCCGGGGTGCGCCTGCACGACGGCGAGGTCCGCACCGCGATCTGCGTCGTCGACCCGGACCGGGGCGAGCTGTCCGAGCTGGTCGCGCTGCCGTCCGGCGGCGACACCAGCTACCCCGGCCTGGTCTGGCACGACGACCTGCTGTGGGTCAGCTACTACTCCTCCCACGAGGGACAGACCCACGTCTACCTGGCCGAGGTCAGGCTGACCGTCTGA
- a CDS encoding SGNH/GDSL hydrolase family protein — protein MPSTLTESTDPYCLRPGEAAELLHGHPWRRFVALGDSVVEGMCEPTPGYPDVQWVDRLAAELTAVRPELAYRNLGRRGLRAHQVRATQLAPALAFAPDLALVVCGGNDAFHRAYDAEAVDAELTAMITALRDVGADVITVGMFDVSHSPAVPEHIRPGLGERMRRLSAHTANLAERLSTIHVHLTDHPLTADPTLYSTDGRHGSARSDAIATAQTLRTLSPHRPSPHPDPTPSGPVDHEVIATTRRAGAQ, from the coding sequence ATGCCATCGACGCTCACCGAATCGACGGACCCGTACTGTCTGCGCCCCGGGGAGGCCGCCGAACTGCTGCACGGGCACCCGTGGCGGCGGTTCGTGGCGCTCGGCGACAGCGTCGTGGAGGGCATGTGTGAGCCGACACCGGGCTACCCGGACGTGCAGTGGGTCGACCGGCTCGCCGCCGAGCTGACCGCCGTGCGCCCCGAGCTGGCGTACCGGAATCTGGGTCGACGCGGGCTGCGCGCGCACCAGGTGCGGGCCACCCAGCTCGCCCCGGCGCTGGCCTTCGCACCGGACCTGGCGCTTGTCGTCTGTGGCGGCAACGACGCCTTCCACAGGGCGTACGACGCGGAGGCGGTGGACGCCGAGCTGACCGCGATGATTACCGCGCTGCGCGACGTGGGCGCCGACGTGATCACCGTGGGCATGTTCGACGTCTCGCACAGCCCGGCGGTGCCCGAGCACATCCGGCCCGGCCTGGGCGAACGCATGCGCCGCCTGTCCGCCCACACGGCAAACCTCGCCGAACGCCTGAGCACAATCCACGTGCACCTGACCGACCATCCGCTGACGGCCGACCCCACCCTCTACAGCACCGACGGCCGCCACGGCAGCGCCCGCAGCGACGCCATAGCAACAGCCCAAACCCTCCGCACCCTCTCCCCCCACCGCCCCTCCCCCCACCCCGACCCCACCCCCTCCGGCCCCGTTGATCATGAAGTTATTGCCACGACACGCCGCGCCGGAGCGCAATAA
- a CDS encoding alpha-ketoacid dehydrogenase subunit beta encodes MPRLSYRRALTRALADELARDEAVFLLGEDVQVGASLVTTGLAKRFGTERVRDTPLSEQAFTSFATGAALAGLRPVVEFQIPSLLFLVFEQIVNHAHKFPLMTGGQCSVPVTYLVPGSGSRTGWAGQHSDHPYSLFAHVGVVTVVPATPADAYGLLVTAIRHDDPVVVFAPAGAMDLRDDVDDLTPVPLGRGRIHRFGDDVTVVAIGHLVHDALAVAEELADQVSVEVFDPRTLYPFDIDGLTESVTRTGRIVVLDDANRSCGMAAEIIASVVERVRLLAPPRRVTRPDGAVLPFAPALDRAVQPGRDQLATAIHLTMKDTS; translated from the coding sequence GTGCCCCGACTGTCGTACCGCCGGGCGCTGACCCGGGCCCTCGCCGACGAGTTGGCGCGCGACGAGGCGGTGTTCCTGCTCGGCGAGGACGTCCAGGTCGGGGCGTCGCTGGTGACCACCGGGCTGGCCAAGCGGTTCGGGACCGAACGGGTCCGCGACACCCCCCTGTCGGAGCAGGCGTTCACCAGTTTCGCCACCGGGGCGGCGCTGGCCGGGCTACGGCCGGTGGTGGAGTTCCAGATTCCGTCGCTGCTGTTCCTGGTCTTCGAGCAGATCGTCAACCACGCGCACAAGTTCCCGCTGATGACCGGCGGTCAGTGCAGTGTTCCCGTCACCTACCTGGTGCCCGGCTCCGGTTCGCGCACCGGGTGGGCCGGGCAGCACTCCGACCACCCGTACAGCCTCTTCGCCCACGTCGGCGTGGTCACCGTCGTGCCGGCCACCCCGGCCGACGCGTACGGGCTGCTGGTCACCGCGATCCGCCACGACGACCCGGTGGTGGTCTTCGCCCCCGCTGGTGCGATGGACCTGCGCGACGACGTCGACGACCTGACCCCGGTGCCGCTGGGCCGGGGACGGATCCACCGCTTCGGCGACGACGTCACAGTGGTCGCGATCGGGCACCTGGTGCACGATGCGCTCGCGGTCGCCGAGGAGTTGGCCGACCAGGTCTCGGTGGAGGTGTTCGACCCGCGCACCCTGTACCCGTTCGACATCGACGGCCTCACCGAGTCGGTCACCCGCACCGGGCGAATCGTGGTGCTCGACGACGCCAACCGCTCCTGCGGGATGGCCGCCGAGATCATCGCCAGCGTGGTGGAACGGGTCCGGCTGCTCGCCCCGCCCCGCCGCGTCACCCGACCGGACGGGGCGGTGCTGCCGTTCGCCCCGGCACTGGACCGGGCCGTCCAGCCCGGACGGGACCAGCTCGCCACCGCCATCCACCTGACCATGAAGGACACGTCATGA